The proteins below are encoded in one region of Triticum aestivum cultivar Chinese Spring chromosome 1B, IWGSC CS RefSeq v2.1, whole genome shotgun sequence:
- the LOC123141241 gene encoding phenylalanine ammonia-lyase-like, producing MAHLWSVAAAELTGSHLDEVKRMVARFREPVVRILGAGLSVGQVAAVAHAKDVASVTVELADEARVRVQVCSDWIVDSVANGGDIYGVTTDFGGMSHRRTKDGHGLQLELVR from the coding sequence ATGGCGCATTTGTGGAGTGTCGCAGCGGCCGAGCTCACCGGCAGCCACCTCGACGAGGTCAAGCGCATGGTGGCGCGATTCCGTGAGCCTGTCGTCAGGATCCTGGGGGCCGGCCTCAGCGTCGGCCAGGTGGCTGCCGTTGCACACGCCAAGGACGTGGCCAGCGTCACCGTGGAGCTCGCCGACGAGGCGCGCGTCCGCGTCCAGGTCTGCAGCGACTGGATCGTCGACTCGGTGGCAAACGGCGGTGACATCTACGGCGTCACCACGGACTTCGGTGGCATGTCCCACCGTCGCACAAAAGATGGGCATGGCCTCCAGCTCGAGCTTGTCAGGTGA